The Tachysurus vachellii isolate PV-2020 chromosome 19, HZAU_Pvac_v1, whole genome shotgun sequence genome segment TAACGTAAACGCGAAAGTATTACACGTCTGTTTGACACGTCGTTTTCTCGACGTGTCCTCCGCTTTACACGCcgttccttgtgtgtgtgtgtgtgtgtgtgtgtgtgtgtgtgtgtgtgtgtgtgtgtgtgtgtgtgtgtgtttttaataaaccaCGTATCCTGTACGTTACGGATGAAACCCAAGCGATAGTGTTTCCAGGTCGCGTTCGGTTTTTGTGGTCAACGAGCGCTTCATAACAAAACCTGTAAATGTTCCAGATTCTAACCGAGTGCTTGTCATTTTGTTTaagacgtttatttatttacagcacCGTCACCTGGCCTGTACTTCACCCCGACACAGTGTTAAGTGGATACTATCCTACATGTGGTTTATTTAGTCACCAAGTCCCATCACAGTCTAACGCCACTGTAATGTTGCTAAACTAAACATCAGGACGTTGTTAACCGGTTTTGTTGCTTTTccccccaaccttctgatcacaGACTGAACGATACAGGACCCACTGTGCCATCTGCTTCAATCAGCGGGTTAAACATTACTCAGCAAAGCGAGATAGGAAGCTCTTATTTCTAACATATGGTATTTGTTTAGGAAGGTTTGCACGATTTAATGGCACGTTAATTCCTCCACGTTTCCTTTTCTATCCATGCGTGTGTAAATCACTCCTAATCTAAGGAGTAAACACTGAAGTGCTGCTTTATATTTAACCAGATTTGAATCTAGAAGGGAAAGAACAACACTGGGGCATGGATTTAAAATGCTTCattgaaatgaaaaattctTCATGGAGAGCCATAGATTGGATTTAACTTGTTTCTGATTAGGTAAACACGTGGCTTTTTGTGCTTAAGCAGAGCAGTGAAATCTCTGGACACACAAGACTAGATTTGGGTTTCGTGAAAACGTGgttataaattttaatttgtctGGTTCTCGTGATTTGAAATGTTGTGTTGTGAAGattaaagggaaataaaatctTGTAGCATTTAAACTGcttcacaaacaaaacatcCCCACAATGTGCCAGTGCTTTATTGCATTGTGACAGCGAATGAGTAACATGCTGTGCTTTAAATATAGAAGTTATCAATAAAACTCCTatctgtttgtgtatttaaaatatacaaaggTTGCTGTTtactttttagtatttttagtcAGTCCGTGTTTATCGACAAAGTCCACAATCCTGCAGTAAACgatttttgtctttcttctcAAACTGATTTACTACTCAGTAGTTCACTGATGTGTTGATACAAGTCGGAGCAGTGAAACATCCCTACATTTTGACAGTCACCCAGCAGAATCGTATATTTGCCAAGTACAACATGAAgaaggaatttatttttttgcagcagTGCCACTTTAAACACGGTACAACACTAACCTAGAGATTCTGGTTAATAAGTAAATTCACCGAGCCCATAAAACTGAAGTGCAGTTTTATGACATGTAGGAAGTGTGGGGTGGTGTTTGTATGGTCCACTTGCAAACTGTTCATTCAACAAACCCAGACAGAAGTCAGAGTTGAAGTCTGGCTCTTTGTGATGGAAATGTGGGCAATGGCCCCCATTCAGAGGGCTGTCAGAGAAGTCTGCGTCTCCTTTGTAAGGCCAAACGAATGTTGGTTACATTTGGTGCATACATAAACATGGCTGTAGTATGGTAACACAAGGTGTCATGGGCTTGTGTGAGCTTTATCACACTCGGCAAGCGTTCTGTTTtggttttaaagtttaaaatccTGAGAAACTGATCCAAATCAGTTAAAGAAAGCTCAGTCAGCATGTGAGGGGTTAAACCAACACTTTCTTCTTTTGTGCAATTTGGAAGTTTTCCCTTGTTGTTTTTGGCTATGCTAGCGTTGCTCGATAAGGCTGTGCAACGAAtttccaattttatttttttttaactaattgcTTCTaatcgtttttcttttttaaggatTACTCATCTAATTTCCCAGAATGTTTCCTCCCTTTTCACACAAGGACGTTATGTGCAAAACTCTGGCACACGTTCCAGTACCAGGCTTAAGGGAAAGGTGAAGGCCGCATCGGTTCCACCTGCATCCATGCATACTGCTGATGAGAAACAGCTCAGGGGTATGAGCAAGCCAGTGAAAGGTCTGTGGTACTTTGAGAGGGGTATCAGGCTGCTCGAGAGCAGAAACAcagctgctgtgtttttttttttttttgtcttggctGAAGAGGGGTGAAGGTGTCCAAAGTGTCAGTCCCCCTGCTGAAACCAAAGAAGCTGAGGAACGGTAATGGTGTAGAGCCAGCCCACACTTACCACTTCATTTGGCCCACATACTGAGAAAGTCCAGATCTGGTGACCAGAACATGGCCACAACTCACACTAGGTGGACCACGTCTCAAGCATGACTGCTGTCTGGCGTCTTCAACAGGAGTTGGATGTGACTGAAACATTTGGCTATTttgtaaattcaattcaattacagTTCAAAGACTGTATAAAACTCTAGTGTAATTGTAAACAATTTGTGGCACAATTCTagcccattattattattatcgatTGTGAATGAATTTCTATATTTGGCAGCAAAACTGTTCACTGTATACCAAACTGTGCAAAACTGTATTTTTACACTGTTACATAATGGTTACTGCTGTAACTAAACTTTTAGGAGTCAAAGCTCTTCATTTTTCatgtagctagctaactttgCTGGTTAAGTATCaaaagaaaacagcagcagGGACTAGCTAGCTGCATTATTGTTACTTCAGGTATTAGCTATCGTTCTGAATTACGGTCTTAACGCAGGATGGATTCTAGCTTTGTCACAGTGAGAGTCACATGTTGCTTTGTCAGCTGATTGCAGTTTGTAAATAGATTGTTTATTAACTTAGACATCTAAATGGTTTACCTATTTAAAATTGGATCGCTAGCTAGCAAACAGTTGGTATTTTTGCTAACAGGGCTTCTTTGTCTCCTGTTAGCTTAAtcttttttgcacttttatcCTGGTGAGATGATGATTTATATCCAAAGTATGAGatggtttaaaatttaaaaatgttaatgtaagaatgttgttgtaaaaaaaacattttcatcattGCTAGTTTTGCAGTAAAGGTAAACGGTAATGAATGTAAGAATTAGAGAAATTCTTTAGAGCGTATGTGTGGGAGAGgagtgcatttatttatttatttatttttaacgcCGTTCTCAGCAGCCTCGCTAACTTGATTACAGCATAATCAGGTTGATGGGGCCTGCAAGCAGCCTGTCATGAAGGCCGGAGCTCTTACACATCCGTGTGACGTTTCTCACAGAGCTGTGTGAGAAAATGGCATCAGTGTGATAGAGAAACAGTGAGCCAGGCAAACAGCCTGGAGGCAGGGTGCATCTCTGTGTTTTCTAGCTGTATTTTACTCTCCAGCAAACTGAACAAACAGCCTAATGCATTCCTTTGGGTATTGTCTTGTTTAACAGGAGCACTTTCTTTTGTACTGTTATCACATAGTCCACCagtgaagaagaaataaaaaagattttctcCTCGATTTGGTGGTAAACTACGATCTATGAGCTGTTTGTGGGCTTGTTTGAAATGGTGTGAAAACCACCAAAAGGGTGTGTCTTGAAAGCTTCGAATTTATAGTGTAATTAAGACCTCAAGGGTGAGACAACTGACAGACAGCATCAAGGCTGAGCAAAAGCATAGCAGCTGCTATGCGAGCTTGCTAATGTCAGAGTGAagttataaaaatgaaatgaaggaGGACATTaagctacagtatattttgCATGTGTCTGCTTGTTCAGGAAGTCAAATCCTGAGCTCCAGAGGAAAAGGATATATGTGGGTTTACGTGGGCGGAGATTCGTGTGTATCCAAGTGTAAGTGTTTTGAATCCGAGGCTGTGGGTTTGCCTTTGTCTTGGGGTTGAGTTCACGGTCACAGCAGACCGAGATCTGTCTTTACTTCTTTAATGACCTTGCTAATGTCCTGAATGGCCGGCAAGCAGCTCAGCCTAACTGCACTTACAGACATGTTAGCCTTTATTTGACCCGACTCGCTCTCTGTTCAGAGGCTTTTTGtgcctttgtttatttatcatctTTTTAGCTTAATGACATAATGGCCTGTCTGTTTGGCCTTCAAATTATAGCGATATCGCATGCACTCTGAAACAGGGTAAATAAGACAGGCAGTGCTACCAAATCCTGTGAAAGTACCCTATTTGCTTGAAAAGATGTAGGCCACTGGTAATTAGAACAGGCTCCCAGGGCCACATGGGACTATTTGATTTTGAAAATGTGGCTTTTCCTGATGTGTGCATTCGTCATAGTCATGTGTTAAATTTAGAAATACTTCGAGGATGCCTCAGTAATGAAAGAGAAGCTCGGTTTCCTTATCTGTATGTTCTGTGCAAATAATGATGCTTAAAAGGCTTGCTGCATCATACACACTTGCTTGCACACAAACGTATTGTACTGTGCAATGCCGTTAGGTTTATCGATCCTGAGATGCACGTTGAGTGATTTGGTAGTGACGTTCACTACAGTGATGTCTAATTCTGTGTTGCACCAAGCTACTTTTCAAGTTATACTGTGCAAGAGCATGACTGAAACCCAAGGGGATACATATTGGTTAGATGAGGACTTGTGATTctagagggagaaaaagattTCTGATTTTGGACCAGACGGGTAATTTGACCACGAGAACAGCAAGATGCTCCTCCTTCCCCTGTATTGAttttgtaagtgtgtgcgtttgtgcacAGGCTTGTGAGAGTGTGCATACTCTGTCTGGTGGCGTCAGCATGTCTTAATCAGCTCCCTGTCTGGGGGCTCTATGGATCTTGTTTCAGCCCTTTGCATCTTGGGTAACAGCACTCTCGTAGTCAGCTTGCTCCCTCTGGCCCACGGCATCCTGTACTCTACGACACAAAGGAGGATGATGGACTTTAATTATTCTGATGGAGGCAGCACACGATAACATCCACTGTTCTAATTGATCGAGACCAGAAccggtttttttttattattttttaaatgaggaACAAAAGTGAGCTCAAGTCATAGTTTTGTAGTTTTTCCAAATGTTTAATACCCCAGTTACACCACAAATTTTCAGCTAGCTTACAAGGGCACTCTGGGGTTGGGGAAATATTTGGCCTGCATATGCCTTAGTCACTTTACCGGTAATATGCAATTATTTATGCCAGATCCATTTGCGGTTTCATCATCTCTCTAAACCCCACTCCGATCGTCCAGACTTGCACTTAATGTTAACAGCCCCCACCACCAACCCCCAccccatgaacacacaccccttcttccctgcatgtctgtatgtctgtcacttcctgtctgaaCAAGAATGGAATGCTAGGCACTTCACACTGCCAGCAAGATTCTGGGCCAGGGCCTTTACTGAATTCCCTCTTTCCTACGGGTTAAGTCAAAGTCTAGACTGGGTTTTAATGACGGTCGCAGCTGGCCCCTTGACCAAAACTGCACAATAATGGCGAGTGCAGTCGGTACCCTACCCCCAATCCTATCCTGCAtctacaccccccccccccccacagcAGTTAAAAGCCtaaggtgggggggggggtcccCATCCCCCTAACAGCCCCCTAACAGCCCTTCTCCTCACAGGCCATTCGTGCTCTTTGTTCAGGCACAGTCAGGCCAGTCCCTCCTCATGTCTGCCTAATCTCCAAACAAAGGGCCAGTGTAAGGCCACCAATTATGTGTACACAAGAGAACACTCGTTCACACCCCATTTGTTGCCTTTCCCCCATCAAATGCCATATTAGACACTTTTAATTGGCCCAAATTTgaaattgtgcttttttttccccccccagcCGACGTGTTCTCTGTGTCGCTTCTTTCAGCTGGGTGAATTTAATAGCATTGTTCATGCTGTGACGTTTTTTTACTAGCTTGCTATTTTGGTCCTTTGCTCTATTTACTTTCTGTAGTCATTATATGTTAAGAGGTCATGTGTTGACATCAGTTATTTGTAATGACGGGAAATTCAATGATCTCATTGCCCCTGTTTACAACATGCTGACAAAcaattttctttctgtttgttgtttaaTGAGGTGTTCTTCAGAAAGATGTTGGGCTATGGGAGAGCTAcaggtcgtgtgtgtgtgtgtgtgtgtgtgtgtgtgtggtgtttttgaGGAATATCTGCCCTGGACCTGACCACAGTCCATTCAGCAGATTTACCACATGCCACGTACAGACCGCGCATATGGAGCTATGTTCATGGTGTTCGTAACAATAGTTCTGCCAGTGCACTCTATACCACACTTGCAAAGATGACTAATTTTGTTGACATGGCTGCGCTTTTAATCTCTTTTCAATCATAAGCAATAATTTAAAAAGTGCTTATAATTTTGTAAGAACGCTgcagtagctttttttttcgGCTGGTGATTTGTGCGCCGTTCAGAGTAATAGGACCCCAAGCCTGGTTTTGGGTGAGGTAATGTtttctcagtgctgtgtgtgcagTTTTAATGGAATTTCATGCACCCAAACACGAGTGTGCCAATACTTTAATCTTTAGTGAAAATACAATGGATCAAAATTTCACTTAACAGTTGCCCCTTAACCCAAACACATAGCCGTGCATCTGTGTCTCAAATGTCTTTCTACACACTATTAGAGGGCACTAGGTAGTGAGTTCCTGTCTGTGCTTGAGTCCCTAATAGCATGCAGTCGAAGTGAATTGGCAGCCATTTTGGATCCGGACTAGAAGGTGGTGGTTTTAAGAAATATAAGATTAGTAGAGATGTAATAGGAAAACCTACTACATTAGGAACATAATCAGCTACGTCTTGTCTACTGTAGAATTTAGTGTAAGAATTCTTCATCTGCATGGCTGTGAGATCAGCTCAAGACACGTGGTACCTGGACCAAGTGCAGTAACCAAATCCATCATGTGAACATGGTGCTAATATGGAGAATTATGGGGAATATGCCAGGTCGAGCCATGCTGCCTGAAGGAAAAGCTCTATATTAGTACAGTGATTTGGAGGAAATGGCACAGAGTTGTTTTTCCCACTTTATCAGGGCCTGGTCACCTCTGTGCAATGTTCAGGAAATTCCTGGTACATGTGAACAGTTAACTTGGATCTGCTCCACTGGCAGTTACTGGCAGTATGGGTTTTATGCCTTAAAGAACACAGCCATTCAACAATTACTGtttactcattcacacactcacacacactcacacacactcactcactcactcactcactcactcactcactctcactctctctctctctctctctctctctctctctctctctctctgcctcattGTTTCTCTGAGTAAGGAATTATTGACATGCCTGTTTAAATATTCAACATTGTCAGAGCTCTCAAATGAGATGAGTCAACAACAATAGTAACAAACACTCTCGCTTGTATACATATAGAAGGGTGTGGTCATGCTGCTCTTGTGTCATGTCTTGTGCAATCCGtgggagagaaatggagaggaaGTGCATTGAGCAAGATCAATTTAAACCCAGCCTCTGGAGTCCAAAGTGTGAAAGCAAGGAAGCAAATGAGaagtagtgagtgtgtatacatacGTGTGTGAGGACGTGATCTACATATGAGGCTTGAACAAACATCAGAGGCTCTAGTGTGTTGATAAATTGAGACctagaagaaaaagagaagtgaGGAGTATAGTTTAGCAATTCTGTGAAGGAGCTACAGAAATCTgtagaagtttaaaaaaaatacatcttttTTTGATCTCTCACGGCCAAATTGCCGTCATGCACGGTGGTTTTCAAGTCGTGTTATTTTTGAAAACCAGTACAATTTGTCCTAAATGGCCCACCATTGTTGGTGACTGAGCTGTGGGGCTGATAAGAGCAGGGTGTGAGTGAAGCATGACAGGCTGGCCTGCTCCCCCTACAATGACCTCAACCTCCCGCCTGTGCCGCCTCCGGGTGCCAGAGACGCAGGGCCCCTCTCTAATCCCAGCCACTTTCAGTCAGCTCGAGTGGTAGGGGAGACAAGAATTCATGCCAGTGATGACAGATCAAAAATAGAGTTTGAAAACATGGCTTACATGCCAGGACAATGGGACCAATCTATTTGGATGCCCTTGAAAATCAGAGTGGCTTGTTAGATGATCTATATGTGAGCgtgcacatttaaaaacatggaGTGGAAATGCAAAACTTTTACCATTAAATCCAAATACATGTCTGTTCTAATCTCTGATCAAAATgacttattattaatatgttacTATTATTCTGGTTATTATAAGTACTTTTCTTGTTGCTACTGTGCATGCTGAGGTGCTGCTCCCTGCCTTTAGCAGTGTGCTGCAGTGTGCTTCAGCTTCAGTCTGTTTGGGTTCATCTGCAGTGGCGGATTCGGTTTCATGTTATGCAGCCCGGTGGTAAACTGGTGCCCGCGTTCATGGCCTCAGCTTGAACTAACAGTGACACCTACTCGGTTCTTCACCATGTGCTGTTAGACTTTGCTCGCCCCCTTGTGGCGCCTGACTTGTACCTGCAACTGTCTTGCACTAGGATCCATGAGTTTATCACCTGTGCCTTAGTATTTCTAACATCTACTTTTCTCATAAATGGCCACATTCTACTGAATAATCATCAGCTCTTAATCATGGCTTTGACTGTAAATGTATGAGAATGATATTGcaatcatttgtttattattattattattattattattattattattattattattattaccactaTCCTCACTATTGTAATCattttgtatataatgtttatgttGCCATGAATACAGCCTTTGCTGCTGATGtggcattaaataaacaaactaaaaaaaataaaaaaaaaaatctaatttctcTGTTGATGCATGAGCCTTCTGTATAATTTTCTGAGTATTCAATCTCTTCAAAGTCAATTGTTATTCGTTTCATCTTTAAATTTCTGTGCTGGAATTCTGCAGTAGTTAATTAATTGGGAGTTAATTGTGAATGTACGATGATTAATAGTTATAATTAAGTTCAAGATAGCATTTAAACTGTAGTAAAGCTGATGTAGCATCtctgattattttcttcttctcctcccttTCTGCAGCTTTGAAGTGTAACTGTACTAACTGTGAAAAAAGTGGCTatgagtgtgagacagatggAGCCTGCATGGCCTCCACCTCCTACATTAAAGGCCAGGAGCAGCATGTGCGCATCTGTATTCCACGTGAGAGTCTAATTCCACCTGGTCAACCCATCTACTGCCTGAGTGCTGAGGGAGTTctcaacacacactgctgctacaCAGACTACTGTAACAGCATCGACCTGCAGGTCCCTAATGGTGAGCAGCTCAGAAAACATCGCTCTGTTACTTGATTAAATGGTTTCTCTTAGTATCTTGCTTTGATCCAGCTTTTAAGTGCTGCACTCTCGTTTTAACAACTATAACGAGTAACCaagatttctttctcttttgcagGAGTTCCTGAGCATGAAAGCTGGTCAGGCCCAGCTGGTAGCTGGGGCCCAGTGGAGTTAGTAGCAGTCATAGCAGGACCAGTCTTCGTTTTCTGCCTGTTGCTGATCATCGGTGTCTTCCTGTTCCAGCACCACCAGAGGAACTACAACCACAGGCAGAGGCTAGATGTAGAAGATCCCTCATGTGACCATCTTTACCTTGCCAAAGACAAAACCCTGCAAGACCTCATATTTGACTTGTCCACCTCTGGCTCTGGATCTGGTCAGTCCCGCATTTTTCTCACTTCATAGTTCCGGTGTTCCCCCAGGACTCCAATGTGACTTCTGTTTTGCTGAACATCCTGCAGGTCTACCTCTGTTTGTGCAGAGGACGGTGGCGAGGACCATCGTGCTGCAGGAAATTATAGGAAAGGGGCGCTTCGGGGAGGTGTGGAGGGGTAAGTGGAGAGGAGGAGACGTGGCTGTGAAAATCTTCTCTTCCAGAGAGGAACGCTCCTGGTTCCGTGAGGCTGAGATCTACCAGACAATCATGCTCCGGCACGAAAACATCTTGGGATTCATTGCAGCAGACAACAAAGGTAAGAGATTGTATGCAATCTGCAGCTTTAAGCAATGTCAAACAAGGTTATCTGTAGTTTGTTCTGGTTTTCCCAATTTTCTTTTCACTCTTCTAGACAATGGCACGTGGACTCAGCTGTGGCTGGTTTCAGACTATCATGAATATGGCTCTCTGTTTGACTACCTGAACCACTACTCTGTCACCATTGAAGGCATGATCAAGTTATCTCTGTCAGCTGCTAGTGGTCTTGCCCACCTGCATATGGAGATCCTTGGCACGCAGGGTAAATACAGATCCGTAACCATGCACCTTTTATATGTAATCAGTCAAATTGTTTATGTCTGGTCTTGGTTCAAAAAACACTGCAATCGTATTTTTAATTTGTCAATGACTTGTCTTGTAGGAAAGCCTGGCATTGCACACAGAGACCTCAAATCTAAAAATATCCTGGTAAAGAAGAATGGCACATGTGCTATAGCGGACTTGGGCCTGGCCGTACGCCACGAGTCCGTCACCGATACTATTGACATCGCCCCTAATCAGAGGGTGGGCACCAAAAGGTACTGCTCCATCTCTGGATAACATGCTCATCTAATTGTGAAAATCTTCACTAAGACGCATTTTAAACACTTTGGATATACACAACAAACCTGCAGTGGTTTTGTTTTACAGATATATGGCACCAGAGGTGTTGGATGAAACTATCAACATGAAGCATTTTGATTCTTTTAAGTGTGCCGATATCTATGCATTAGGACTGGTGTACTGGGAGATAGCAAGACGATGCAACACTGGAGGTAAGACCTTGTGGTTGATCACAGTTTGTACACAGTGACGTTACTGTTTCCCTCATCAAGGCATCTTAATATCTTAATACCCAGTGTg includes the following:
- the acvr1ba gene encoding activin A receptor type 1Ba isoform X1 produces the protein MRSDGNLAVMYLRRTVLALFVVTGLISPGDAALKCNCTNCEKSGYECETDGACMASTSYIKGQEQHVRICIPRESLIPPGQPIYCLSAEGVLNTHCCYTDYCNSIDLQVPNGVPEHESWSGPAGSWGPVELVAVIAGPVFVFCLLLIIGVFLFQHHQRNYNHRQRLDVEDPSCDHLYLAKDKTLQDLIFDLSTSGSGSGLPLFVQRTVARTIVLQEIIGKGRFGEVWRGKWRGGDVAVKIFSSREERSWFREAEIYQTIMLRHENILGFIAADNKGKRLYAICSFKQCQTRLSVVCSGFPNFLFTLLDNGTWTQLWLVSDYHEYGSLFDYLNHYSVTIEGMIKLSLSAASGLAHLHMEILGTQGKPGIAHRDLKSKNILVKKNGTCAIADLGLAVRHESVTDTIDIAPNQRVGTKRYMAPEVLDETINMKHFDSFKCADIYALGLVYWEIARRCNTGGIHEEYQLPYYDLVPSDPSIEEMRKVVCDQRLRPNVPNWWQSYEALRVMGKIMRECWYSNGAARLTALRIKKTLSQLSVQEDVKM
- the acvr1ba gene encoding activin A receptor type 1Ba isoform X3: MRSDGNLAVMYLRRTVLALFVVTGLISPGDAALKCNCTNCEKSGYECETDGACMASTSYIKGQEQHVRICIPRESLIPPGQPIYCLSAEGVLNTHCCYTDYCNSIDLQVPNGVPEHESWSGPAGSWGPVELVAVIAGPVFVFCLLLIIGVFLFQHHQRNYNHRQRLDVEDPSCDHLYLAKDKTLQDLIFDLSTSGSGSGLPLFVQRTVARTIVLQEIIGKGRFGEVWRGKWRGGDVAVKIFSSREERSWFREAEIYQTIMLRHENILGFIAADNKDNGTWTQLWLVSDYHEYGSLFDYLNHYSVTIEGMIKLSLSAASGLAHLHMEILGTQGKPGIAHRDLKSKNILVKKNGTCAIADLGLAVRHESVTDTIDIAPNQRVGTKRYMAPEVLDETINMKHFDSFKCADIYALGLVYWEIARRCNTGGIHEEYQLPYYDLVPSDPSIEEMRKVVCDQRLRPNVPNWWQSYEALRVMGKIMRECWYSNGAARLTALRIKKTLSQLSVQEDVKM
- the acvr1ba gene encoding activin A receptor type 1Ba isoform X2 produces the protein MRSDGNLAVMYLRRTVLALFVVTGLISPGDALKCNCTNCEKSGYECETDGACMASTSYIKGQEQHVRICIPRESLIPPGQPIYCLSAEGVLNTHCCYTDYCNSIDLQVPNGVPEHESWSGPAGSWGPVELVAVIAGPVFVFCLLLIIGVFLFQHHQRNYNHRQRLDVEDPSCDHLYLAKDKTLQDLIFDLSTSGSGSGLPLFVQRTVARTIVLQEIIGKGRFGEVWRGKWRGGDVAVKIFSSREERSWFREAEIYQTIMLRHENILGFIAADNKGKRLYAICSFKQCQTRLSVVCSGFPNFLFTLLDNGTWTQLWLVSDYHEYGSLFDYLNHYSVTIEGMIKLSLSAASGLAHLHMEILGTQGKPGIAHRDLKSKNILVKKNGTCAIADLGLAVRHESVTDTIDIAPNQRVGTKRYMAPEVLDETINMKHFDSFKCADIYALGLVYWEIARRCNTGGIHEEYQLPYYDLVPSDPSIEEMRKVVCDQRLRPNVPNWWQSYEALRVMGKIMRECWYSNGAARLTALRIKKTLSQLSVQEDVKM
- the acvr1ba gene encoding activin A receptor type 1Ba isoform X4; this translates as MRSDGNLAVMYLRRTVLALFVVTGLISPGDALKCNCTNCEKSGYECETDGACMASTSYIKGQEQHVRICIPRESLIPPGQPIYCLSAEGVLNTHCCYTDYCNSIDLQVPNGVPEHESWSGPAGSWGPVELVAVIAGPVFVFCLLLIIGVFLFQHHQRNYNHRQRLDVEDPSCDHLYLAKDKTLQDLIFDLSTSGSGSGLPLFVQRTVARTIVLQEIIGKGRFGEVWRGKWRGGDVAVKIFSSREERSWFREAEIYQTIMLRHENILGFIAADNKDNGTWTQLWLVSDYHEYGSLFDYLNHYSVTIEGMIKLSLSAASGLAHLHMEILGTQGKPGIAHRDLKSKNILVKKNGTCAIADLGLAVRHESVTDTIDIAPNQRVGTKRYMAPEVLDETINMKHFDSFKCADIYALGLVYWEIARRCNTGGIHEEYQLPYYDLVPSDPSIEEMRKVVCDQRLRPNVPNWWQSYEALRVMGKIMRECWYSNGAARLTALRIKKTLSQLSVQEDVKM